In a single window of the Candidatus Tiamatella incendiivivens genome:
- a CDS encoding histidinol-phosphate aminotransferase family protein, with translation MPTRFHGGYRGGLDVIDFSVNINPLAPPGFIMENVYKCFESIKYYPDWEYDTLRKRLAELYGIDPELIYPSNGASQGLFTVIHYIKPRTIIWIIPSYGDYADFALATGINLIEIPMTDQGREFYLDWVNVVKVVRNSLKPRVVVIVNPVNPTGTLFSDRDIDDFIAMLPGDTYLLLDEAYMDLSKGEFSSSYSGVDSVFTVKSLTKTLGLPGLRIGLVIGWKEGIEGLWKVTGSWQVNSIAECTLTRIIESYRSELMGFLRKSKEYIRRERRWLGRELSGIGFQVYPSEANFFLVRHEWIDTFDLVQMMLRCRIYLRRGDTFRGLGSKYTRIAVRQRSDNKELVRAFEQTSKLL, from the coding sequence ATGCCTACTAGATTTCACGGGGGATACAGAGGCGGATTAGATGTCATTGATTTCAGCGTGAACATCAATCCTCTTGCTCCACCAGGTTTTATAATGGAGAACGTCTATAAGTGCTTTGAGTCAATAAAATACTACCCAGACTGGGAGTATGATACCCTTAGGAAACGATTAGCAGAACTCTACGGCATTGATCCAGAGTTGATATATCCTTCCAACGGTGCTTCCCAAGGATTATTCACAGTCATTCACTACATAAAACCTAGAACAATAATTTGGATTATACCCTCATACGGCGACTATGCCGACTTTGCGCTTGCCACAGGAATAAACCTCATCGAGATTCCTATGACGGATCAGGGAAGGGAATTCTATCTGGATTGGGTTAATGTTGTAAAGGTGGTTAGGAACTCTTTGAAGCCAAGGGTTGTGGTAATTGTGAACCCTGTAAATCCTACTGGAACATTGTTTAGCGATAGGGACATAGATGATTTCATAGCCATGCTTCCCGGCGATACCTATCTACTATTGGATGAAGCTTATATGGATCTCTCTAAGGGCGAGTTCTCATCATCATATAGTGGTGTAGACAGTGTTTTTACTGTCAAAAGCCTAACTAAGACACTTGGTTTGCCTGGTTTGAGAATAGGCCTTGTTATAGGATGGAAGGAAGGTATTGAAGGACTATGGAAAGTTACCGGTTCCTGGCAAGTGAACTCTATTGCTGAATGCACTCTTACTAGGATAATTGAGTCCTATAGGAGTGAATTAATGGGGTTCCTTAGGAAGTCCAAAGAGTATATTAGAAGGGAGAGACGGTGGCTGGGAAGAGAGCTTTCTGGAATAGGATTCCAAGTATACCCGTCGGAAGCGAACTTTTTCTTAGTTCGGCATGAGTGGATTGACACGTTTGATCTAGTTCAAATGATGCTTAGATGCCGGATCTACCTAAGACGGGGAGATACGTTCAGAGGATTAGGAAGCAAGTATACTAGAATTGCTGTTCGGCAGAGATCTGACAATAAAGAATTGGTGAGAGCGTTTGAGCAAACATCTAAACTTCTTTAA
- a CDS encoding adenosylcobinamide-GDP ribazoletransferase, producing the protein MSKHLNFFKELVAELGFLTILPVQAYDIDAAARGLYWSPIIGLIIGALSIFPAYLPIDPLLKGVTTFVLLYLFTGLLHLDGYADFCDVLGSGFRGEDALRVLKDPRKGAKAISCTFLLLITVYTSLLVILRENPLIIIFVNAGVYESLYLTALLGEPPEYKGLGRLFIRYSRRTVHLNILTIIIILAVLAMIRSALDAFGFGLGLMASLISSAYSSRRSLNILGMVNGDVIGFSLELARAIGFLVLAFAIGWG; encoded by the coding sequence TTGAGCAAACATCTAAACTTCTTTAAAGAGCTAGTAGCGGAGCTCGGGTTCCTTACAATTCTACCAGTTCAGGCATATGATATAGACGCTGCTGCACGAGGACTCTACTGGTCTCCCATTATAGGCTTAATAATAGGAGCGCTCTCGATTTTTCCAGCATATCTACCAATCGACCCTCTCCTAAAAGGGGTTACTACTTTCGTGTTGCTATACCTGTTCACCGGATTATTACACTTGGATGGCTACGCCGATTTCTGCGACGTACTAGGATCGGGGTTCCGGGGGGAGGACGCGTTAAGGGTTCTCAAGGATCCTAGGAAAGGGGCGAAAGCTATTTCATGTACATTCCTATTGCTGATAACAGTTTATACCAGCCTCTTAGTTATTTTGCGTGAAAATCCTCTCATTATTATCTTCGTTAATGCAGGAGTATACGAATCCCTGTATTTGACTGCTCTCCTAGGAGAACCACCTGAGTATAAGGGTTTGGGAAGGCTTTTCATAAGGTACTCACGTAGAACTGTGCATCTCAATATACTTACCATAATTATCATTTTAGCCGTGCTTGCTATGATTCGATCAGCTCTTGATGCATTCGGGTTTGGTTTAGGTCTTATGGCATCATTAATCTCTTCTGCCTACTCATCCAGAAGATCGTTGAATATTTTGGGAATGGTCAACGGAGACGTCATAGGCTTCTCCCTTGAGCTTGCTCGCGCAATAGGGTTTCTGGTTCTAGCTTTCGCTATAGGGTGGGGATGA
- a CDS encoding cobalamin biosynthesis protein, whose product MDANWVTSILLLNRPSILLPGFILGLLLDAIYPLHRGILLKLHPVHTCYIYSKKLYRPYAGYLWGVLNAGSCIIIHVLPPVLLLYVSSVLPKPYSLITSIIVIAVIVKVSMGITLLFTSVRNVGHKLSNGDEMRARRYVQGLVRRNVYTLDIPHVLSATIESFSESLVDGYVSPLTYFFMLGPLGGLLQRLSNTLDGSLGFKGPPMVKQGWFSAKLDTLMNYLPARITGILILLVSKLMKHSKIYELNTLRRMASLLESVNAGWPIGAMAIALGVKLEKPGNYSIGIGELPHLRHLFQALKIGFLVILGYTCLAVFLYMVVAKIFIGV is encoded by the coding sequence ATGGATGCAAACTGGGTGACGAGTATTCTGTTGCTTAATAGGCCATCAATACTTTTACCCGGATTCATACTAGGATTATTGTTAGATGCTATATACCCACTTCATAGAGGAATACTACTTAAACTCCACCCTGTCCATACATGTTATATCTACTCTAAAAAACTCTATAGGCCATATGCAGGTTATTTATGGGGAGTTTTAAACGCTGGGAGCTGTATAATAATCCATGTACTTCCCCCCGTGCTGTTATTATACGTGTCCAGTGTTCTCCCGAAACCTTATAGTTTAATAACTAGTATAATAGTGATTGCGGTTATTGTAAAGGTTAGTATGGGTATAACACTATTATTTACATCTGTGAGAAACGTTGGACATAAACTCTCTAATGGAGACGAGATGAGAGCTAGGAGATATGTACAAGGGCTCGTTAGGAGGAATGTATATACTCTAGACATTCCCCATGTACTGTCTGCCACGATAGAGTCATTCTCTGAAAGCCTGGTTGATGGTTATGTTAGCCCATTAACATATTTCTTTATGCTTGGTCCTTTAGGAGGGTTGTTACAGAGGTTGTCTAATACTCTCGATGGATCCCTCGGGTTTAAAGGCCCTCCTATGGTAAAGCAGGGATGGTTCTCGGCTAAACTTGATACTTTGATGAACTATCTGCCTGCTAGAATCACAGGTATTCTTATCCTCCTTGTTTCTAAGTTAATGAAACACTCGAAAATATATGAACTTAATACTCTTAGGCGAATGGCTTCACTTCTCGAGAGCGTGAATGCAGGCTGGCCTATTGGTGCAATGGCAATTGCCTTAGGTGTTAAATTAGAAAAGCCCGGCAACTATTCTATTGGAATAGGAGAACTACCTCATCTTAGGCATTTGTTCCAGGCACTTAAGATAGGGTTCCTTGTGATACTTGGTTATACATGTTTGGCCGTATTTCTTTATATGGTTGTGGCTAAAATTTTTATTGGCGTATGA